The following is a genomic window from Solanum lycopersicum chromosome 6, SLM_r2.1.
cTTTCAACAATAGTATGTGTATTTTTCACCAACATAAATTCTAAAGTGATGAACATGAAAACAAAAGTATTAATGAACTAAAAGTGagattttgttttgattatCTCCAAAGAAAGAGTCCATCTTGAGAATTACAAGATTTATGGGAGGTAGAGTCAAAGTTGAGGTACTGATCTGATAAAAAAAAGGACTTGTCAATGTCATGATCATTTTCTACTAATTGATTATCTGGTGTAATGGGCAAAACTGTTGCTGCTTCTACTTGTGGTGTCTCAGACTGCATTTGGATGCAAAGTATTTCAGCTTGAGCCATTGCTAGCTGCATTTGCAATTGCATGACCTGGTTCTGCAAGTAGGATATTGCACCCACACACCCATATACAGGATCTCTCATTCTTGCATTTGCTTCATACACTAAACTGCTCACAGCATCTGCTCTTTCATTCACCGGAACCTCCTGAGAGAAACCGGTTCGAGAATTCacatttttattagttaatcaTATCGGAAACAGATAGCGGTGAGGCGATAGAGCACACTTTTATgatctaataattaattataacgtATGTGTATGTTGCAATTTAATAAAGATCGG
Proteins encoded in this region:
- the LOC104647955 gene encoding LOB domain-containing protein 12-like, giving the protein MGAGNSPCASCKLLRRRCAKDCIFSPYFPCDDPHKFAIVHKVFGASNISKMLQEVPVNERADAVSSLVYEANARMRDPVYGCVGAISYLQNQVMQLQMQLAMAQAEILCIQMQSETPQVEAATVLPITPDNQLVENDHDIDKSFFLSDQYLNFDSTSHKSCNSQDGLFLWR